Proteins encoded in a region of the Peromyscus leucopus breed LL Stock chromosome 15, UCI_PerLeu_2.1, whole genome shotgun sequence genome:
- the Nr1i3 gene encoding nuclear receptor subfamily 1 group I member 3 isoform X3 translates to MTGVLTLETMASGEAYGPRNCVVCGDRATGYHFHALTCEGCKGFFRTVSKTIGPICPFSGSCEVSKAQRRHCPACRLQKCLNVGMRKDMILSAEALALRRARQAQRRAQKASLQMSQEQKELVQTLLGAHTRHVVPMFDQFVKFRPPAYLFVHHRPFPPLVPVRPLLTHFADINTFMVQQIIKFTKDLPLFRSLPMEDQISLLKGAAVEILHISLNATFCLQTQNFFCGPLCYKMEDAAYVGFQGEFLDLTLRFHETLKRLQLQEAEYVLMAAMALFSPDRPGVTQRDQIDQRQEEMALILNNYIMEQQSRPQSRFLYPKLMGLLAELRSINNAYSYEIQRIQGLSAMMPLLGEICS, encoded by the exons ATGACGGGTGTGCTAACACTTGAGACCATGGCCAGTGGAGAGGCATATGGGCCAAGGAACTGTGTGGTGTGTGGAGACCGAGCCACAGGCTACCATTTCCATGCCCTGACGTGTGAGGGCTGCAAAGGCTTCTTCAG AACAGTCAGCAAAACCATTGGTCCCATCTGTCCCTTCTCTGGAAGCTGTGAGGTCAGCAAAGCCCAGAGACGCCACTGTCCAGCCTGCAGGTTGCAGAAGTGTCTAAACGTTGGCATGAGGAAAGACA TGATACTGTCAGCAGAAGCCTTGGCGTTGCGGCGAGCCAGGCAGGCACAGCGGCGAGCACAGAAGGCATCCTTGCAAATGAGTCAGGAGCAGAAAGAGCTGGTCCAGACCCTCCTGGGGGCCCATACTCGCCACGTGGTCCCCATGTTTGACCAGTTTGTGAAGTTCAGG CCTCCAGCTTACCTGTTCGTCCATCACCGGCCCTTCCCTCCTCTGGTCCCCGTGAGGCCTCTGCTCACACACTTCGCAGATATTAACACGTTCATGGTGCAGCAGATTATCAAGTTCACCAAGGACCTGCCCCTTTTCCG GTCCCTACCCATGGAGGACCAGATCTCCCTTCTCAAGGGAGCAGCTGTGGAAATACTGCATATCTCACTCAACGCTACTTTCTGTCTTCAAACACAGAATTTCTTCTGTGGACCTCTTTGCTACAAAATGGAGGATGCGGCCTATG TAGGGTTCCAGGGGGAGTTTTTGGACTTGACCCTTCGCTTTCATGAGACATTGAAACGACTGCAGCTCCAGGAAGCTGAGTACGTGCTCATGGCTGCCATGGCCCTCTTCTCCCCAG ACAGGCCTGGAGTGACCCAGAGAGACCAGATTGATCAGCGGCAAGAGGAGATGGCACTGATCTTGAACAACTACATTATGGAACAGCAGTCAAGGCCCCAAAGTCG GTTTCTGTACCCAAAGCTGATGGGCCTGCTGGCTGAGCTCCGGAGCATAAACAACGCATACTCATATGAAATCCAGCGCATCCAGGGACTGTCTGCTATGATGCCACTGCTCGGGGAAATCTGCAGCTGA
- the Fcer1g gene encoding high affinity immunoglobulin epsilon receptor subunit gamma, with amino-acid sequence MMPAVVLLLLLLVEQAAALGEPQLCYILDAILFLYGIVLTLLYCRLKIQVRKAAVASHEKSEAVYTGLNTRNQETYETLKLEKPPQ; translated from the exons ATGATGCCAGCCGTGGTCTTGCTCTTGCTCCTTCTGGTCGAACAAGCAG CTGCCCTGGGAGAGCCCCAGCTCTGCTATATCCTGGACGCCATCCTGTTTTTGTATGGTATAGTTCTCACCCTGCTCTACTGTCGACTCAAG ATCCAGGTCCGAAAGGCAGCTGTAGCCAGCCATGAG AAATCAGAGGCTGTTTACACG GGCCTGAATACCCGGAACCAAGAGACATACGAGACTCTGAAGCTTGAGAAACCACCCCAGTAG
- the Nr1i3 gene encoding nuclear receptor subfamily 1 group I member 3 isoform X1, whose product MTGVLTLETMASGEAYGPRNCVVCGDRATGYHFHALTCEGCKGFFRRTVSKTIGPICPFSGSCEVSKAQRRHCPACRLQKCLNVGMRKDMILSAEALALRRARQAQRRAQKASLQMSQEQKELVQTLLGAHTRHVVPMFDQFVKFRPPAYLFVHHRPFPPLVPVRPLLTHFADINTFMVQQIIKFTKDLPLFRSLPMEDQISLLKGAAVEILHISLNATFCLQTQNFFCGPLCYKMEDAAYVGFQGEFLDLTLRFHETLKRLQLQEAEYVLMAAMALFSPDRPGVTQRDQIDQRQEEMALILNNYIMEQQSRPQSRFLYPKLMGLLAELRSINNAYSYEIQRIQGLSAMMPLLGEICS is encoded by the exons ATGACGGGTGTGCTAACACTTGAGACCATGGCCAGTGGAGAGGCATATGGGCCAAGGAACTGTGTGGTGTGTGGAGACCGAGCCACAGGCTACCATTTCCATGCCCTGACGTGTGAGGGCTGCAAAGGCTTCTTCAG GAGAACAGTCAGCAAAACCATTGGTCCCATCTGTCCCTTCTCTGGAAGCTGTGAGGTCAGCAAAGCCCAGAGACGCCACTGTCCAGCCTGCAGGTTGCAGAAGTGTCTAAACGTTGGCATGAGGAAAGACA TGATACTGTCAGCAGAAGCCTTGGCGTTGCGGCGAGCCAGGCAGGCACAGCGGCGAGCACAGAAGGCATCCTTGCAAATGAGTCAGGAGCAGAAAGAGCTGGTCCAGACCCTCCTGGGGGCCCATACTCGCCACGTGGTCCCCATGTTTGACCAGTTTGTGAAGTTCAGG CCTCCAGCTTACCTGTTCGTCCATCACCGGCCCTTCCCTCCTCTGGTCCCCGTGAGGCCTCTGCTCACACACTTCGCAGATATTAACACGTTCATGGTGCAGCAGATTATCAAGTTCACCAAGGACCTGCCCCTTTTCCG GTCCCTACCCATGGAGGACCAGATCTCCCTTCTCAAGGGAGCAGCTGTGGAAATACTGCATATCTCACTCAACGCTACTTTCTGTCTTCAAACACAGAATTTCTTCTGTGGACCTCTTTGCTACAAAATGGAGGATGCGGCCTATG TAGGGTTCCAGGGGGAGTTTTTGGACTTGACCCTTCGCTTTCATGAGACATTGAAACGACTGCAGCTCCAGGAAGCTGAGTACGTGCTCATGGCTGCCATGGCCCTCTTCTCCCCAG ACAGGCCTGGAGTGACCCAGAGAGACCAGATTGATCAGCGGCAAGAGGAGATGGCACTGATCTTGAACAACTACATTATGGAACAGCAGTCAAGGCCCCAAAGTCG GTTTCTGTACCCAAAGCTGATGGGCCTGCTGGCTGAGCTCCGGAGCATAAACAACGCATACTCATATGAAATCCAGCGCATCCAGGGACTGTCTGCTATGATGCCACTGCTCGGGGAAATCTGCAGCTGA
- the Nr1i3 gene encoding nuclear receptor subfamily 1 group I member 3 isoform X2 has protein sequence MTGVLTLETMASGEAYGPRNCVVCGDRATGYHFHALTCEGCKGFFRRTVSKTIGPICPFSGSCEVSKAQRRHCPACRLQKCLNVGMRKDMILSAEALALRRARQAQRRAQKASLQMSQEQKELVQTLLGAHTRHVVPMFDQFVKFRPPAYLFVHHRPFPPLVPVRPLLTHFADINTFMVQQIIKFTKDLPLFRSLPMEDQISLLKGAAVEILHISLNATFCLQTQNFFCGPLCYKMEDAAYGFQGEFLDLTLRFHETLKRLQLQEAEYVLMAAMALFSPDRPGVTQRDQIDQRQEEMALILNNYIMEQQSRPQSRFLYPKLMGLLAELRSINNAYSYEIQRIQGLSAMMPLLGEICS, from the exons ATGACGGGTGTGCTAACACTTGAGACCATGGCCAGTGGAGAGGCATATGGGCCAAGGAACTGTGTGGTGTGTGGAGACCGAGCCACAGGCTACCATTTCCATGCCCTGACGTGTGAGGGCTGCAAAGGCTTCTTCAG GAGAACAGTCAGCAAAACCATTGGTCCCATCTGTCCCTTCTCTGGAAGCTGTGAGGTCAGCAAAGCCCAGAGACGCCACTGTCCAGCCTGCAGGTTGCAGAAGTGTCTAAACGTTGGCATGAGGAAAGACA TGATACTGTCAGCAGAAGCCTTGGCGTTGCGGCGAGCCAGGCAGGCACAGCGGCGAGCACAGAAGGCATCCTTGCAAATGAGTCAGGAGCAGAAAGAGCTGGTCCAGACCCTCCTGGGGGCCCATACTCGCCACGTGGTCCCCATGTTTGACCAGTTTGTGAAGTTCAGG CCTCCAGCTTACCTGTTCGTCCATCACCGGCCCTTCCCTCCTCTGGTCCCCGTGAGGCCTCTGCTCACACACTTCGCAGATATTAACACGTTCATGGTGCAGCAGATTATCAAGTTCACCAAGGACCTGCCCCTTTTCCG GTCCCTACCCATGGAGGACCAGATCTCCCTTCTCAAGGGAGCAGCTGTGGAAATACTGCATATCTCACTCAACGCTACTTTCTGTCTTCAAACACAGAATTTCTTCTGTGGACCTCTTTGCTACAAAATGGAGGATGCGGCCTATG GGTTCCAGGGGGAGTTTTTGGACTTGACCCTTCGCTTTCATGAGACATTGAAACGACTGCAGCTCCAGGAAGCTGAGTACGTGCTCATGGCTGCCATGGCCCTCTTCTCCCCAG ACAGGCCTGGAGTGACCCAGAGAGACCAGATTGATCAGCGGCAAGAGGAGATGGCACTGATCTTGAACAACTACATTATGGAACAGCAGTCAAGGCCCCAAAGTCG GTTTCTGTACCCAAAGCTGATGGGCCTGCTGGCTGAGCTCCGGAGCATAAACAACGCATACTCATATGAAATCCAGCGCATCCAGGGACTGTCTGCTATGATGCCACTGCTCGGGGAAATCTGCAGCTGA
- the Tomm40l gene encoding mitochondrial import receptor subunit TOM40B, whose protein sequence is MGNTLGLAPMGTLPRRGPRREEPLPNPGSFDELHRLCKDVFPAQMEGVKLVVNKVLSSHFQVAHTVHMSALGLPGYHLHAAYAGDWQLSPTEVFPTVVGDMDSSGSLNAQVLLLLAERLRAKAVFQTQQAKFLTWQFDGEYRGDDYTATLTLGNPDLIGESVIMVAHFLQSITHRLVLGGELVYHRRPGEEGAILTLAGKYSAVHWVATLNVGSGGAHASYYHRANEQVQVGVEFEANTRLQDTTFSFGYHLTLPQANMVFRGLVDSNWCVGAVLEKKMPPLPVTLALGAFLNHWRNRFHCGFSITVG, encoded by the exons ATGGGGAACACCCTGGGCCTGGCACCGATGGGGACTTTACCCCGCCGGGGCCCCCGTCGAGAGGAACCGCTGCCCAACCCCGGGAGCTTCGATGAGCTGCACCGGCTGTGCAAAG ATGTATTTCCAGCACAGATGGAGGGCGTGAAGCTGGTTGTCAACAAGGTTCTGAGCAGCCATTTCCAG GTAGCTCAtactgtgcacatgagtgctctGGGTTTGCCAGGCTATCACCTCCATGCCGCCTATGCAGGGGACTGGCAGCTTAGCCCCACTGAG GTGTTCCCCACCGTGGTGGGGGACATGGACAGCAGTGGCAGTCTCAACGCCCAGGTCCTGCTTCTGTTGGCAGAGCGGCTGCGAGCTAAGGCTGTCTTCCAG ACACAGCAGGCCAAGTTCCTGACCTGGCAGTTTGATGGCGAATATCGGGGAGACGACTACACAGCCACTCTGACCCTGGGAAATCCTGACCTGATCGGGGAATCAG TGATCATGGTTGCTCACTTCCTGCAGAGCATCACTCATCGGCTGGTGCTAGGAGGAGAGCTAGTTTATCACCGACGACCAGGCGAAGAGGGGGCCATCTTGACTCTGGCTGGGAAGTACTCAG CGGTACACTGGGTGGCTACGTTGAATGTTGGGTCAGGTGGGGCCCATGCAAGTTATTACCACAGGGCGAATGAACAG GTTCAGGTTGGAGTGGAGTTTGAGGCAAATACAAGGCTACAAGATACAACTTTCTCCTTTGGTTACCACCTGACTCTGCCCCAGGCCAATATGGTGTTTCGAG GCTTGGTGGATAGTAACTGGTGTGTAGGTGCTGTGTTGGAGAAGAAGATGCCTCCCCTGCCTGTCACTCTGGCCCTCGGAGCCTTCCTCAATCACTGGCGCAACAGATTCCATTGTGGCTTCAGCATCACTGTGGGCTGA
- the Apoa2 gene encoding apolipoprotein A-II has protein sequence MKLLAMVALLVTICSLEGALVRRQAEEPGQPDMTTMVSQYFQAMADYGKDLMEKAKASEIQTQARTYFENTHKQLTPLVKTAGAELMSFFSKWMNPEKAAPDAAK, from the exons ATGAAGCTGCTTGCAATGGTTGCACTGCTTGTCACCATCTGTAGCCTGGAAG GGGCTTTGGTTcggaggcaggcagaggagccGGGACAGCCAGATATGACGACCATGGTCAGTCAGTATTTTCAGGCCATGGCTGACTATGGCAAGGACTTGATGGAAAAGGCCAAGGCCTCGGAGATTCAGACCCAAGCCAG gacTTACTTTGAAAATACACACAAGCAGCTGACCCCCCTGGTTAAGACCGCCGGAGCTGAACTGATGAGCTTCTTCAGCAAATGGATGAACCCTGAGAAAGCAGCTCCTGATGCTGCTAAGTGA